A single genomic interval of Stenotrophomonas sp. ZAC14D1_NAIMI4_1 harbors:
- a CDS encoding lipid-A-disaccharide synthase N-terminal domain-containing protein: MDLELHWLDQPLTWLYWTGLHVTGWKLIGYTGALMFGGRWLVQFVASKRAGKPVIPRLFWYMSVVGSLMTLSYFLFSAKQDSVGVLQNLFPAFTALYSLHLDIQHRGWKRDKAGH; encoded by the coding sequence ATGGACCTGGAACTGCACTGGCTCGACCAGCCGCTGACCTGGTTGTACTGGACCGGCCTGCACGTGACCGGCTGGAAGCTGATCGGCTATACCGGCGCGCTGATGTTCGGCGGCCGCTGGCTGGTGCAGTTCGTGGCCTCCAAGCGCGCCGGCAAGCCGGTCATCCCGCGCCTGTTCTGGTACATGAGCGTGGTCGGCAGCCTGATGACGCTGAGCTATTTCCTGTTCTCGGCCAAGCAGGATTCGGTGGGCGTGCTGCAGAACCTGTTCCCCGCGTTCACGGCGTTGTACAGCCTGCACCTGGACATCCAGCACCGCGGCTGGAAGCGGGACAAGGCCGGCCACTGA